One stretch of Pedobacter riviphilus DNA includes these proteins:
- a CDS encoding DNA polymerase/3'-5' exonuclease PolX produces MENKTIARTLRLLSQLMELHEENPFKIKSVANAYFKVDKLPFALKDKPLDELDKIEGIGKGLASKIIELLQTGELKELNEILEKTPEGVVEMLAIKGIGPKKIFIIWRTLGIESIGELYYACNENRLIEAKGFGLKTQEEIKNAIEFKLAANGRFLYAQVEGFAKTLFTQLSDWTAKIDGNALLGFAGQYRRACEIIDELEIVIGTAQIDALKQNLPAFEPLSLIEAENAFICTTEAGFRIKIDVVEKADFYLQWFTLTGNTEHVEKVLALAGAGPFANEEEIYSKAGLSFIEPELREDFDEIELAKVNKLPTLIKYEDLKGSLHNHSTWSDGVHTLEQMAVYCKENLNLQYLGICDHSKTAVYAKGLNEQRVFAQHQEIDELNKKLAPFKIFKGIESDILSDGSLDYSDDILKTFDFVVASVHSNLRMDEAKATARLLKAIENPYTTILGHPTGRLLLSRAGYPIDYKKIIDACAANKVVIEINANPLRLDLDWRWHRYALEKGVLLSVNPDAHRTEGFHDMHYGILVARKGGLSADKCLNAFSLEEITAYFNSRKV; encoded by the coding sequence ATGGAAAACAAGACCATCGCCCGCACCTTACGCCTGTTATCGCAGCTTATGGAACTGCATGAGGAAAATCCCTTCAAGATTAAATCAGTTGCAAATGCCTATTTTAAAGTAGATAAACTGCCTTTTGCCTTAAAAGACAAACCTCTGGATGAGCTGGATAAAATTGAGGGTATTGGTAAAGGACTGGCATCCAAAATCATAGAACTTCTCCAAACAGGAGAATTAAAAGAACTTAACGAAATTCTCGAAAAAACACCAGAAGGTGTAGTAGAAATGCTGGCTATAAAGGGCATTGGACCAAAAAAAATATTCATTATCTGGCGTACCTTAGGAATTGAAAGTATAGGTGAATTGTATTATGCCTGTAATGAAAACCGCCTGATTGAAGCCAAGGGTTTCGGGTTAAAAACCCAGGAAGAAATCAAAAATGCCATCGAATTTAAACTCGCAGCCAACGGGCGGTTTTTATATGCTCAGGTTGAAGGTTTTGCTAAAACATTATTTACCCAACTTTCTGATTGGACTGCAAAAATTGACGGCAATGCACTTTTAGGTTTCGCTGGTCAGTATCGCCGCGCCTGTGAGATTATTGATGAGCTGGAAATCGTAATTGGTACAGCACAAATCGATGCCCTTAAACAAAACTTACCTGCTTTCGAGCCACTTTCGCTTATTGAAGCCGAAAATGCTTTTATCTGTACTACCGAAGCAGGTTTTAGAATAAAAATCGATGTGGTAGAAAAAGCTGATTTTTATTTACAATGGTTTACATTAACCGGAAATACAGAACATGTTGAAAAAGTATTGGCTTTAGCTGGCGCTGGACCTTTCGCAAACGAAGAAGAAATTTACAGCAAAGCAGGTTTATCTTTTATCGAACCGGAGCTTCGTGAAGATTTTGATGAAATTGAATTGGCGAAAGTAAATAAACTCCCTACCTTAATTAAATACGAAGATTTAAAGGGCAGTTTGCACAACCACTCTACCTGGAGTGATGGTGTACATACCCTGGAGCAAATGGCTGTATATTGTAAAGAAAACTTAAATCTTCAGTATTTAGGGATCTGCGATCACTCCAAAACCGCTGTTTATGCAAAAGGTTTAAACGAACAGCGTGTTTTTGCACAGCACCAGGAAATTGATGAGTTAAATAAAAAACTCGCTCCCTTTAAAATCTTCAAAGGTATTGAGAGCGATATTTTAAGTGATGGCTCATTGGATTATTCGGATGATATTTTAAAAACATTCGATTTTGTAGTGGCTTCTGTGCACAGCAATTTACGCATGGACGAAGCAAAAGCAACTGCACGTTTGTTAAAAGCTATTGAAAACCCATATACCACCATTTTAGGGCACCCAACGGGTCGTTTATTATTAAGCAGGGCCGGATACCCGATAGATTATAAAAAAATTATTGATGCATGCGCAGCAAATAAAGTCGTGATCGAAATCAATGCCAACCCGCTTCGTTTAGATTTAGACTGGCGCTGGCACCGTTACGCACTCGAAAAAGGCGTTTTATTGTCGGTAAACCCTGATGCACACCGTACCGAAGGTTTCCACGACATGCATTACGGTATTCTGGTAGCACGTAAAGGAGGTTTAAGTGCTGATAAATGTTTAAATGCTTTTTCTTTGGAGGAAATAACAGCGTATTTTAATAGTAGAAAGGTTTAG